From Scatophagus argus isolate fScaArg1 chromosome 2, fScaArg1.pri, whole genome shotgun sequence, a single genomic window includes:
- the LOC124066656 gene encoding uncharacterized protein LOC124066656 isoform X2 gives MELTANIMNAHLRDSRESLDLFKPNVKAKEEIILKEEDESHEEEECEPKKELIDEMWYSHVPLGVNYLGSMLARMCKEARTSVIYTNHCIRSTPFHQLCDTGLDGREISVSVRRSETSVKSHQMPSLGSSKQLSKILSESSSAGPAGLDLNHEELFEDVPFLQAASNHNYVPDAVLPPGEPWLHGGPSRAALSLPSCLCLCRDVGSRMSGPGPSGEEQMGEMKVYAKCHLQQGVMFGPFLGELCRGQMPANLKYAWAIRDDAAFVYVDASDENKSNWMRYVTYTSSEEEHNLVVFQFYRRIYYRVSQHIMEGAELRVWIGKDYATLLGLGMGGNVKCEVGDKETVLRLLQDIQLVTLPEPSSSSLWSDNSQSQSPMPVISDVTTMSNPDAPCDSGLISGSAFPSSSLISFPSPNAYPYEKYDFIAGTEKLLSNPNTPQNSPWYFFGFEPDPTGRPLDRSTAVCKLCGEHVGCGGGTTDLQNHLTNKHHIRPRDSNRDRIIGQQRSQSLLVNSGLVSTLPVVLSTHVTNAIANFLIMDLQPSALVEGEGFKQLIHTLLPFYKELPSHCQLENLLKEHHTRGKTSLAQQLRMKMGSGENEGISDYTVPIEFETRRHCRPPSHWREVPHFVTLSVDVWFHNWQGNTERYLTLWAHYIDLDFNFQNLALATQRLTESGVKDYSLRAVEAQVKVMAQEWGISQPNMVLLGGEGRNKIRLGPLKSEKGGETAGSVPHPNSTTFLERDDSVSLEEPHDLEDSHASEGLPSVPCFFSAVQGCVEEVMSHSVISKTLSQFQGILSALFLSPALNKGSYQPHAQSLLQSLTKQEQAELKSWAHSRPTWNKLYPLLNMLTKHKSIICDMIKEIKGEALSKEDNSTESSSSSTCHANSTSNMFSASIMTLRSDWKILEDLCLVLRPLDVACQTLAKEAFPRLSLIKPILTGLLSRHLVLRPGDSSSILKEVKGMMRQNLASCYNNPVVNRVVCVACSLDPQFHGLGFMEEKEQTATFDWLKKEAVRIVKEDRRRSQGKTQSQSKRSPSPGSPESESDFLRRSKRLKECRPINFKELEYEEEESDAREDDENEWADPGSQGGLSGMEFLLGDLFSSAPRSRQSSVEESVDMEMSVFRADKGTSLGVEPLQWWRTKAAQFPLLAVVARAYLAAPAVAGNAAQDFVQEGTGATYRKRANIPPGSLDSILFLHYNHMPTTESGQVTGRNDDKKSGIEKVP, from the exons atggagctaacagctaacataATGAATGCACACCTGAGAGATTCTCGTGAAAGTCTGGATTTGTTTAAACCTAATGTGAAAGCTAAAGAGGAGATCATCCTGAAAGAAGAGGATGAGTCACACGAAGAGGAAGAGTGTGAG CCAAAGAAAGAACTAATAGATGAAATGTGGTACAGCCATGTACCCCTTGGAGTCAATTATCTGGGCTCAATGCTGGCTCGCATGTGTAAAGAAGCCCGCACATCAGTCATCTATACCAACCACTGCATCAGAAGTACACCCTTTCACCAACTGTGTGACACAGGACTCGACGGAAGAGAGATTAGCGTCAGTGTTCGCAG GTCTGAAACTTCTGTCAAAAGTCACCAAATGCCATCCCTTGGAAGCAGTAAGCAGCTGAGCAAGATCTTATCAGAAAGCAGTTCGGCTGGGCCAGCAG GTTTGGATTTAAACCATGAAGAATTATTTGAGGATGTTCCGTTTCTCCAGGCTGCCTCAAACCATAACTATGTCCCAGATGCTGTGCTGCCACCTGGAGAGCCGTGGCTTCATGGCGGCCCCTCTCGGGCAGCGCTGTCCCTGCCTTCTTGTCTATGCCTGTGTAGGGATGTTGGGTCTAGGATGTCTGGTCCTGGTCCTTCTGGTGAAGAGCAGATGGGAGAGATGAAAGTGTACGCTAAGTGTCACCTTCAACAGGGAGTCATGTTTGGGCCATTTTTAGGAGAACTGTGCAGAGGACAAATGCCAGCCAACCTTAAATATGCCTGGGCT ATTAGAGATGATGCTGCTTTTGTCTACGTCGATGCCTCTGATGAGAACAAATCTAACTGGATGAG GTATGTAACATATACCAGTAGTGAGGAAGAACACAACCTGGTTGTCTTCCAGTTTTACCGTCGCATCTACTACAGGGTTTCTCAGCACATCATGGAGGGAGCAGAGCTCAGGGTCTGGATCGGCAAGGATTATGCTACTTTACTGGGCCTGGGGATGG GGGgcaatgtgaaatgtgaagttGGAGACAAGGAGACAGTTCTACGCCTCCTGCAGGACATTCAGTTAGTTACCCTCCCAGAACCAAGCAGCTCTTCCCTTTGGTCAGACAACAGCCAATCGCAGAGCCCCATGCCTGTGATCAGTGATGTGACGACAATGTCAAACCCGGACGCACCTTGTGATTCAGGCCTGATTTCTGGTTCTGCCTTCCCGTCCTCCTCCCTGATCTCCTTCCCATCCCCTAATGCTTATCCATATGAAAAGTACGATTTCATAGCTGGAACCGAGAAGCTGCTGAGTAACCCAAACACCCCACAGAACAGCCCATGGTACTTTTTTGGGTTTGAGCCAGACCCAACTGGTCGACCCCTGGACCGGAGCACTGCAGTGTGTAAGTTGTGTGGGGAACATGTGGGCTGTGGGGGAGGAACAACGGATCTCCAGAACCATCTGACCAACAAGCACCACATCAGACCGCGTGACAGTAACAGGGACCGGATTATAG GCCAACAGCGCTCACAATCGTTGTTGGTTAACAGTGGTCTGGTCAGTACACTCCCAGTGGTATTGTCTACTCATGTGACCAATGCCATCGCCAACTTTCTCATCATGGATCTCCAGCCATCAGCTCTGGTAGAAGGGGAAGGCTTCAAACAGCTGATTCACACCCTCCTGCCTTTCTACAAGGAACTGCCTTCACACTGTCAGCTTGAGAACCTCCTGAAAGAACACCATACCAGAGGCAAGACAAGCTTGGCTCAGCAACTGAGGATGAAAATGGGCAGTGGTGAAAACGAGGGAATATCTGACTACACTGTTCCCATCGAGTTTGAGACCAGGAGACATTGTCGACCTCCAAGCCATTGGAGGGAAGTTCCTCACTTTGTCACTTTAAGCGTGGATGTTTGGTTCCATAACTGGCAAGGCAACACTGAGAGGTACCTCACCCTCTGGGCACATTATATAGACttagattttaattttcagaacCTGGCCCTTGCAACCCAAAGACTGACAGAGAGTGGGGTGAAAGACTATAGTCTTCGAGCAGTGGAGGCTCAAGTGAAAGTGATGGCCCAGGAGTGGGGAATCTCGCAGCCTAATATGGTCTTGCTgggaggggagggaagaaaCAAGATTAGGTTGGGGCCGCTAAAGAGCGAGAAAGGTGGAGAGACTGCCGGCAGCGTTCCTCATCCAAACTCAACAACATTTCTTGAGAGGGATGACTCTGTGTCTCTCGAGGAACCACATGACTTAGAGGATAGCCATGCAAGTGAAGGACTGCCATCTGTGCCATGTTTCTTCAGTGCTGTGCAAGGCTGCGTtgaggaagtgatgtcacactCAGTCATCTCCAAGACCCTAAGTCAATTCCAAGGTATTCTTTCAGCCCTGTTCCTGTCACCTGCTCTAAACAAAGGCTCATATCAGCCCCATGCCCAGAGTCTGTTGCAGAGTTTGACAAAACAAGAACAGGCAGAGCTGAAATCATGGGCTCACAGTCGGCCAACATGGAATAAGCTGTACCCTCTGCTGAACATGCTCACCAAACATAAAAGTATTATTTGTGATATGATTAAGGAGATTAAAGGTGAGGCCTTGTCTAAAGAAGACAATTCTACAGAGTCCAGTTCATCTAGCACCTGCCATGCAAACTCCACCTCCAACATGTTCTCAGCAAGCATTATGACCTTGCGATCTGATTGGAAGATTCTGGAAGATTTGTGTTTGGTCCTCAGACCTCTGGATGTGGCGTGTCAAACTCTTGCCAAAGAGGCATTCCCTCGTCTGTCCCTCATCAAACCCATCCTCACTGGCCTGCTCTCTCGCCACCTTGTGTTGCGACCAGGAGATTCGTCGTCCATCCTGAAGGAAGTGAAGGGGATGATGAGGCAGAACTTGGCAAGCTGTTACAACAACCCTGTTGTCAACAGGGTTGTCTGTGTGGCATGCTCCCTCGACCCACAGTTTCATGGGCTTGGATTCATGGAGGAGAAG GAGCAAACAGCAACTTTTGATTGGCTGAAGAAAGAGGCTGTCAGAATTGTaaaggaggacaggaggagaagcCAAGGTAAAACGCAAAGTCAGAGCAAGAGAAGTCCTTCACCTGGTTCACCAGAGTCAGAGAGTGACTTCCTGCGGAGGAGTAAACGCCTCAAAGAATGCCGCCCAATCAACTTCAAAGAGCTTGAatatgaagaggaagagagcgaCGCAAGAGAGGATGATGAAAATGAGTGGGCAGATCCTGGCTCCCAGGGTGGGCTCTCTGGTATGGAGTTCCTTCTGGGAGACCTGTTCTCCTCTGCACCCAGGAGCAGGCAGAGCTCTGTGGAGGAGTCTGTCGACATGGAGATGTCTGTCTTCAGAGCTGACAAGGGGACTTCTCTGGGAGTGGAGCCCCTGCAATGGTGGAGGACAAAGGCAGCGCAGTTTCCACTGTTGGCCGTAGTGGCACGAGCCTACCTGGCTGCCCCAGCAGTGGCAGGTAACGCTGCGCAGGACTTTGTACAGGAAGGAACCGGAGCCACATACAGGAAAAGAGCCAACATTCCACCAGGAAGTTTAGATTCAATCTTGTTTTTGCACTACAACCACATGCCCACAACTGAGAGTGGGCAAGTAACAGGTAGGAATGACGACAAGAAAAGTGGGATTGAAAAGGTCCCATAA
- the LOC124066656 gene encoding uncharacterized protein LOC124066656 isoform X3, which translates to MWYSHVPLGVNYLGSMLARMCKEARTSVIYTNHCIRSTPFHQLCDTGLDGREISVSVRRSETSVKSHQMPSLGSSKQLSKILSESSSAGPAGLDLNHEELFEDVPFLQAASNHNYVPDAVLPPGEPWLHGGPSRAALSLPSCLCLCRDVGSRMSGPGPSGEEQMGEMKVYAKCHLQQGVMFGPFLGELCRGQMPANLKYAWAIRDDAAFVYVDASDENKSNWMRYVTYTSSEEEHNLVVFQFYRRIYYRVSQHIMEGAELRVWIGKDYATLLGLGMGGNVKCEVGDKETVLRLLQDIQLVTLPEPSSSSLWSDNSQSQSPMPVISDVTTMSNPDAPCDSGLISGSAFPSSSLISFPSPNAYPYEKYDFIAGTEKLLSNPNTPQNSPWYFFGFEPDPTGRPLDRSTAVCKLCGEHVGCGGGTTDLQNHLTNKHHIRPRDSNRDRIIGQQRSQSLLVNSGLVSTLPVVLSTHVTNAIANFLIMDLQPSALVEGEGFKQLIHTLLPFYKELPSHCQLENLLKEHHTRGKTSLAQQLRMKMGSGENEGISDYTVPIEFETRRHCRPPSHWREVPHFVTLSVDVWFHNWQGNTERYLTLWAHYIDLDFNFQNLALATQRLTESGVKDYSLRAVEAQVKVMAQEWGISQPNMVLLGGEGRNKIRLGPLKSEKGGETAGSVPHPNSTTFLERDDSVSLEEPHDLEDSHASEGLPSVPCFFSAVQGCVEEVMSHSVISKTLSQFQGILSALFLSPALNKGSYQPHAQSLLQSLTKQEQAELKSWAHSRPTWNKLYPLLNMLTKHKSIICDMIKEIKGEALSKEDNSTESSSSSTCHANSTSNMFSASIMTLRSDWKILEDLCLVLRPLDVACQTLAKEAFPRLSLIKPILTGLLSRHLVLRPGDSSSILKEVKGMMRQNLASCYNNPVVNRVVCVACSLDPQFHGLGFMEEKEQTATFDWLKKEAVRIVKEDRRRSQGKTQSQSKRSPSPGSPESESDFLRRSKRLKECRPINFKELEYEEEESDAREDDENEWADPGSQGGLSGMEFLLGDLFSSAPRSRQSSVEESVDMEMSVFRADKGTSLGVEPLQWWRTKAAQFPLLAVVARAYLAAPAVAGNAAQDFVQEGTGATYRKRANIPPGSLDSILFLHYNHMPTTESGQVTGRNDDKKSGIEKVP; encoded by the exons ATGTGGTACAGCCATGTACCCCTTGGAGTCAATTATCTGGGCTCAATGCTGGCTCGCATGTGTAAAGAAGCCCGCACATCAGTCATCTATACCAACCACTGCATCAGAAGTACACCCTTTCACCAACTGTGTGACACAGGACTCGACGGAAGAGAGATTAGCGTCAGTGTTCGCAG GTCTGAAACTTCTGTCAAAAGTCACCAAATGCCATCCCTTGGAAGCAGTAAGCAGCTGAGCAAGATCTTATCAGAAAGCAGTTCGGCTGGGCCAGCAG GTTTGGATTTAAACCATGAAGAATTATTTGAGGATGTTCCGTTTCTCCAGGCTGCCTCAAACCATAACTATGTCCCAGATGCTGTGCTGCCACCTGGAGAGCCGTGGCTTCATGGCGGCCCCTCTCGGGCAGCGCTGTCCCTGCCTTCTTGTCTATGCCTGTGTAGGGATGTTGGGTCTAGGATGTCTGGTCCTGGTCCTTCTGGTGAAGAGCAGATGGGAGAGATGAAAGTGTACGCTAAGTGTCACCTTCAACAGGGAGTCATGTTTGGGCCATTTTTAGGAGAACTGTGCAGAGGACAAATGCCAGCCAACCTTAAATATGCCTGGGCT ATTAGAGATGATGCTGCTTTTGTCTACGTCGATGCCTCTGATGAGAACAAATCTAACTGGATGAG GTATGTAACATATACCAGTAGTGAGGAAGAACACAACCTGGTTGTCTTCCAGTTTTACCGTCGCATCTACTACAGGGTTTCTCAGCACATCATGGAGGGAGCAGAGCTCAGGGTCTGGATCGGCAAGGATTATGCTACTTTACTGGGCCTGGGGATGG GGGgcaatgtgaaatgtgaagttGGAGACAAGGAGACAGTTCTACGCCTCCTGCAGGACATTCAGTTAGTTACCCTCCCAGAACCAAGCAGCTCTTCCCTTTGGTCAGACAACAGCCAATCGCAGAGCCCCATGCCTGTGATCAGTGATGTGACGACAATGTCAAACCCGGACGCACCTTGTGATTCAGGCCTGATTTCTGGTTCTGCCTTCCCGTCCTCCTCCCTGATCTCCTTCCCATCCCCTAATGCTTATCCATATGAAAAGTACGATTTCATAGCTGGAACCGAGAAGCTGCTGAGTAACCCAAACACCCCACAGAACAGCCCATGGTACTTTTTTGGGTTTGAGCCAGACCCAACTGGTCGACCCCTGGACCGGAGCACTGCAGTGTGTAAGTTGTGTGGGGAACATGTGGGCTGTGGGGGAGGAACAACGGATCTCCAGAACCATCTGACCAACAAGCACCACATCAGACCGCGTGACAGTAACAGGGACCGGATTATAG GCCAACAGCGCTCACAATCGTTGTTGGTTAACAGTGGTCTGGTCAGTACACTCCCAGTGGTATTGTCTACTCATGTGACCAATGCCATCGCCAACTTTCTCATCATGGATCTCCAGCCATCAGCTCTGGTAGAAGGGGAAGGCTTCAAACAGCTGATTCACACCCTCCTGCCTTTCTACAAGGAACTGCCTTCACACTGTCAGCTTGAGAACCTCCTGAAAGAACACCATACCAGAGGCAAGACAAGCTTGGCTCAGCAACTGAGGATGAAAATGGGCAGTGGTGAAAACGAGGGAATATCTGACTACACTGTTCCCATCGAGTTTGAGACCAGGAGACATTGTCGACCTCCAAGCCATTGGAGGGAAGTTCCTCACTTTGTCACTTTAAGCGTGGATGTTTGGTTCCATAACTGGCAAGGCAACACTGAGAGGTACCTCACCCTCTGGGCACATTATATAGACttagattttaattttcagaacCTGGCCCTTGCAACCCAAAGACTGACAGAGAGTGGGGTGAAAGACTATAGTCTTCGAGCAGTGGAGGCTCAAGTGAAAGTGATGGCCCAGGAGTGGGGAATCTCGCAGCCTAATATGGTCTTGCTgggaggggagggaagaaaCAAGATTAGGTTGGGGCCGCTAAAGAGCGAGAAAGGTGGAGAGACTGCCGGCAGCGTTCCTCATCCAAACTCAACAACATTTCTTGAGAGGGATGACTCTGTGTCTCTCGAGGAACCACATGACTTAGAGGATAGCCATGCAAGTGAAGGACTGCCATCTGTGCCATGTTTCTTCAGTGCTGTGCAAGGCTGCGTtgaggaagtgatgtcacactCAGTCATCTCCAAGACCCTAAGTCAATTCCAAGGTATTCTTTCAGCCCTGTTCCTGTCACCTGCTCTAAACAAAGGCTCATATCAGCCCCATGCCCAGAGTCTGTTGCAGAGTTTGACAAAACAAGAACAGGCAGAGCTGAAATCATGGGCTCACAGTCGGCCAACATGGAATAAGCTGTACCCTCTGCTGAACATGCTCACCAAACATAAAAGTATTATTTGTGATATGATTAAGGAGATTAAAGGTGAGGCCTTGTCTAAAGAAGACAATTCTACAGAGTCCAGTTCATCTAGCACCTGCCATGCAAACTCCACCTCCAACATGTTCTCAGCAAGCATTATGACCTTGCGATCTGATTGGAAGATTCTGGAAGATTTGTGTTTGGTCCTCAGACCTCTGGATGTGGCGTGTCAAACTCTTGCCAAAGAGGCATTCCCTCGTCTGTCCCTCATCAAACCCATCCTCACTGGCCTGCTCTCTCGCCACCTTGTGTTGCGACCAGGAGATTCGTCGTCCATCCTGAAGGAAGTGAAGGGGATGATGAGGCAGAACTTGGCAAGCTGTTACAACAACCCTGTTGTCAACAGGGTTGTCTGTGTGGCATGCTCCCTCGACCCACAGTTTCATGGGCTTGGATTCATGGAGGAGAAG GAGCAAACAGCAACTTTTGATTGGCTGAAGAAAGAGGCTGTCAGAATTGTaaaggaggacaggaggagaagcCAAGGTAAAACGCAAAGTCAGAGCAAGAGAAGTCCTTCACCTGGTTCACCAGAGTCAGAGAGTGACTTCCTGCGGAGGAGTAAACGCCTCAAAGAATGCCGCCCAATCAACTTCAAAGAGCTTGAatatgaagaggaagagagcgaCGCAAGAGAGGATGATGAAAATGAGTGGGCAGATCCTGGCTCCCAGGGTGGGCTCTCTGGTATGGAGTTCCTTCTGGGAGACCTGTTCTCCTCTGCACCCAGGAGCAGGCAGAGCTCTGTGGAGGAGTCTGTCGACATGGAGATGTCTGTCTTCAGAGCTGACAAGGGGACTTCTCTGGGAGTGGAGCCCCTGCAATGGTGGAGGACAAAGGCAGCGCAGTTTCCACTGTTGGCCGTAGTGGCACGAGCCTACCTGGCTGCCCCAGCAGTGGCAGGTAACGCTGCGCAGGACTTTGTACAGGAAGGAACCGGAGCCACATACAGGAAAAGAGCCAACATTCCACCAGGAAGTTTAGATTCAATCTTGTTTTTGCACTACAACCACATGCCCACAACTGAGAGTGGGCAAGTAACAGGTAGGAATGACGACAAGAAAAGTGGGATTGAAAAGGTCCCATAA
- the LOC124066656 gene encoding uncharacterized protein LOC124066656 isoform X5 → MSGPGPSGEEQMGEMKVYAKCHLQQGVMFGPFLGELCRGQMPANLKYAWAIRDDAAFVYVDASDENKSNWMRYVTYTSSEEEHNLVVFQFYRRIYYRVSQHIMEGAELRVWIGKDYATLLGLGMGGNVKCEVGDKETVLRLLQDIQLVTLPEPSSSSLWSDNSQSQSPMPVISDVTTMSNPDAPCDSGLISGSAFPSSSLISFPSPNAYPYEKYDFIAGTEKLLSNPNTPQNSPWYFFGFEPDPTGRPLDRSTAVCKLCGEHVGCGGGTTDLQNHLTNKHHIRPRDSNRDRIIGQQRSQSLLVNSGLVSTLPVVLSTHVTNAIANFLIMDLQPSALVEGEGFKQLIHTLLPFYKELPSHCQLENLLKEHHTRGKTSLAQQLRMKMGSGENEGISDYTVPIEFETRRHCRPPSHWREVPHFVTLSVDVWFHNWQGNTERYLTLWAHYIDLDFNFQNLALATQRLTESGVKDYSLRAVEAQVKVMAQEWGISQPNMVLLGGEGRNKIRLGPLKSEKGGETAGSVPHPNSTTFLERDDSVSLEEPHDLEDSHASEGLPSVPCFFSAVQGCVEEVMSHSVISKTLSQFQGILSALFLSPALNKGSYQPHAQSLLQSLTKQEQAELKSWAHSRPTWNKLYPLLNMLTKHKSIICDMIKEIKGEALSKEDNSTESSSSSTCHANSTSNMFSASIMTLRSDWKILEDLCLVLRPLDVACQTLAKEAFPRLSLIKPILTGLLSRHLVLRPGDSSSILKEVKGMMRQNLASCYNNPVVNRVVCVACSLDPQFHGLGFMEEKEQTATFDWLKKEAVRIVKEDRRRSQGKTQSQSKRSPSPGSPESESDFLRRSKRLKECRPINFKELEYEEEESDAREDDENEWADPGSQGGLSGMEFLLGDLFSSAPRSRQSSVEESVDMEMSVFRADKGTSLGVEPLQWWRTKAAQFPLLAVVARAYLAAPAVAGNAAQDFVQEGTGATYRKRANIPPGSLDSILFLHYNHMPTTESGQVTGRNDDKKSGIEKVP, encoded by the exons ATGTCTGGTCCTGGTCCTTCTGGTGAAGAGCAGATGGGAGAGATGAAAGTGTACGCTAAGTGTCACCTTCAACAGGGAGTCATGTTTGGGCCATTTTTAGGAGAACTGTGCAGAGGACAAATGCCAGCCAACCTTAAATATGCCTGGGCT ATTAGAGATGATGCTGCTTTTGTCTACGTCGATGCCTCTGATGAGAACAAATCTAACTGGATGAG GTATGTAACATATACCAGTAGTGAGGAAGAACACAACCTGGTTGTCTTCCAGTTTTACCGTCGCATCTACTACAGGGTTTCTCAGCACATCATGGAGGGAGCAGAGCTCAGGGTCTGGATCGGCAAGGATTATGCTACTTTACTGGGCCTGGGGATGG GGGgcaatgtgaaatgtgaagttGGAGACAAGGAGACAGTTCTACGCCTCCTGCAGGACATTCAGTTAGTTACCCTCCCAGAACCAAGCAGCTCTTCCCTTTGGTCAGACAACAGCCAATCGCAGAGCCCCATGCCTGTGATCAGTGATGTGACGACAATGTCAAACCCGGACGCACCTTGTGATTCAGGCCTGATTTCTGGTTCTGCCTTCCCGTCCTCCTCCCTGATCTCCTTCCCATCCCCTAATGCTTATCCATATGAAAAGTACGATTTCATAGCTGGAACCGAGAAGCTGCTGAGTAACCCAAACACCCCACAGAACAGCCCATGGTACTTTTTTGGGTTTGAGCCAGACCCAACTGGTCGACCCCTGGACCGGAGCACTGCAGTGTGTAAGTTGTGTGGGGAACATGTGGGCTGTGGGGGAGGAACAACGGATCTCCAGAACCATCTGACCAACAAGCACCACATCAGACCGCGTGACAGTAACAGGGACCGGATTATAG GCCAACAGCGCTCACAATCGTTGTTGGTTAACAGTGGTCTGGTCAGTACACTCCCAGTGGTATTGTCTACTCATGTGACCAATGCCATCGCCAACTTTCTCATCATGGATCTCCAGCCATCAGCTCTGGTAGAAGGGGAAGGCTTCAAACAGCTGATTCACACCCTCCTGCCTTTCTACAAGGAACTGCCTTCACACTGTCAGCTTGAGAACCTCCTGAAAGAACACCATACCAGAGGCAAGACAAGCTTGGCTCAGCAACTGAGGATGAAAATGGGCAGTGGTGAAAACGAGGGAATATCTGACTACACTGTTCCCATCGAGTTTGAGACCAGGAGACATTGTCGACCTCCAAGCCATTGGAGGGAAGTTCCTCACTTTGTCACTTTAAGCGTGGATGTTTGGTTCCATAACTGGCAAGGCAACACTGAGAGGTACCTCACCCTCTGGGCACATTATATAGACttagattttaattttcagaacCTGGCCCTTGCAACCCAAAGACTGACAGAGAGTGGGGTGAAAGACTATAGTCTTCGAGCAGTGGAGGCTCAAGTGAAAGTGATGGCCCAGGAGTGGGGAATCTCGCAGCCTAATATGGTCTTGCTgggaggggagggaagaaaCAAGATTAGGTTGGGGCCGCTAAAGAGCGAGAAAGGTGGAGAGACTGCCGGCAGCGTTCCTCATCCAAACTCAACAACATTTCTTGAGAGGGATGACTCTGTGTCTCTCGAGGAACCACATGACTTAGAGGATAGCCATGCAAGTGAAGGACTGCCATCTGTGCCATGTTTCTTCAGTGCTGTGCAAGGCTGCGTtgaggaagtgatgtcacactCAGTCATCTCCAAGACCCTAAGTCAATTCCAAGGTATTCTTTCAGCCCTGTTCCTGTCACCTGCTCTAAACAAAGGCTCATATCAGCCCCATGCCCAGAGTCTGTTGCAGAGTTTGACAAAACAAGAACAGGCAGAGCTGAAATCATGGGCTCACAGTCGGCCAACATGGAATAAGCTGTACCCTCTGCTGAACATGCTCACCAAACATAAAAGTATTATTTGTGATATGATTAAGGAGATTAAAGGTGAGGCCTTGTCTAAAGAAGACAATTCTACAGAGTCCAGTTCATCTAGCACCTGCCATGCAAACTCCACCTCCAACATGTTCTCAGCAAGCATTATGACCTTGCGATCTGATTGGAAGATTCTGGAAGATTTGTGTTTGGTCCTCAGACCTCTGGATGTGGCGTGTCAAACTCTTGCCAAAGAGGCATTCCCTCGTCTGTCCCTCATCAAACCCATCCTCACTGGCCTGCTCTCTCGCCACCTTGTGTTGCGACCAGGAGATTCGTCGTCCATCCTGAAGGAAGTGAAGGGGATGATGAGGCAGAACTTGGCAAGCTGTTACAACAACCCTGTTGTCAACAGGGTTGTCTGTGTGGCATGCTCCCTCGACCCACAGTTTCATGGGCTTGGATTCATGGAGGAGAAG GAGCAAACAGCAACTTTTGATTGGCTGAAGAAAGAGGCTGTCAGAATTGTaaaggaggacaggaggagaagcCAAGGTAAAACGCAAAGTCAGAGCAAGAGAAGTCCTTCACCTGGTTCACCAGAGTCAGAGAGTGACTTCCTGCGGAGGAGTAAACGCCTCAAAGAATGCCGCCCAATCAACTTCAAAGAGCTTGAatatgaagaggaagagagcgaCGCAAGAGAGGATGATGAAAATGAGTGGGCAGATCCTGGCTCCCAGGGTGGGCTCTCTGGTATGGAGTTCCTTCTGGGAGACCTGTTCTCCTCTGCACCCAGGAGCAGGCAGAGCTCTGTGGAGGAGTCTGTCGACATGGAGATGTCTGTCTTCAGAGCTGACAAGGGGACTTCTCTGGGAGTGGAGCCCCTGCAATGGTGGAGGACAAAGGCAGCGCAGTTTCCACTGTTGGCCGTAGTGGCACGAGCCTACCTGGCTGCCCCAGCAGTGGCAGGTAACGCTGCGCAGGACTTTGTACAGGAAGGAACCGGAGCCACATACAGGAAAAGAGCCAACATTCCACCAGGAAGTTTAGATTCAATCTTGTTTTTGCACTACAACCACATGCCCACAACTGAGAGTGGGCAAGTAACAGGTAGGAATGACGACAAGAAAAGTGGGATTGAAAAGGTCCCATAA